The following coding sequences are from one Spea bombifrons isolate aSpeBom1 chromosome 13, aSpeBom1.2.pri, whole genome shotgun sequence window:
- the PRKAR1A gene encoding cAMP-dependent protein kinase type I-alpha regulatory subunit yields the protein MASCSSEEDRSLRECEHYVQKHNIQQLLKDCIVQLCTARPDRPMAFLREYFERLEKEEAKQTLNQQKSGSRSDSREDEISPPPPMNPVVKGRRRRGAISAEVYTEEDAASYVRKVIPKDYKTMAALAKAIEKNVLFAHLDDNERSDIFDAMFSVTYIAGETVIQQGDEGDNFYVVDQGEMDVYVSNEWMTSIGEGGSFGELALIYGTPRAATVKAKTNVKLWGIDRDSYRRILMGSTLRKRKMYEEFLSKVSILESLDKWERLTVADALEPVQFEDGQKIVVQGEPGDEFFIILEGTAAVLQRRSENEEFVEVGRLGPSDYFGEIALLMNRPRAATVVARGPLKCVKLDRPRFERVLGPCSDILKRNIQQYNSFVSLSV from the exons ATGGCGTCCTGCAGCAGCGAGGAGGACCGCAGCCTCCGGGAGTGCGAGCACTACGTCCAGAAACACAACATCCAGCAGCTCCTCAAAGACTGCATCGTCCAGCTGTGCACGGCCCGGCCGGACAGACCCATGGCCTTCCTCCGGGAGTACTTTGAGCGGCTGGAGAag GAAGAAGCCAAACAGACCCTGAACCAGCAGAAATCCGGCTCGCGCTCGGACTCCCGCGAGGATGAGatctcccctccccctcccatgaACCCCGTGGTGAAGGGCCGCAGGCGCCGGGGGGCCATCAGCGCGGAGGTGTACACGGAGGAGGACGCTGCGTCGTACGTGCGCAAG GTCATCCCTAAAGATTACAAGACGATGGCGGCTCTGGCCAAGGCCATCGAGAAGAACGTCCTGTTCGCTCATCTGGACGACAACGAGAGAAG TGACATCTTCGACGCCATGTTTTCCGTCACTTACATAGCGGGAGAGACCGTCATCCAGCAGG GCGATGAAGGCGACAACTTCTACGTGGTGGATCAGGGAGAAATGGAC GTCTATGTGAGCAATGAATGGATGACCAGTATCGGCGAGGGCGGCAGCTTCGGGGAGCTGGCCCTGATTTATGGGACTCCGCGAGCCGCCACGGTGAAAGCCAAAACCAACGTGAAGCTTTGGGGCATCGACAGAGACAGTTACCGGAGGATCCTCATG GGCAGCACGTTGAGAAAGAGGAAGATGTACGAGGAGTTCCTGAGCAAGGTGTCCATTTTGG AGTCTCTGGATAAGTGGGAGCGCCTGACCGTGGCCGACGCTCTGGAGCCCGTGCAGTTTGAGGACGGGCAGAAGATCGTGGTGCAGGGCGAGCCCGGGGACGAGTTCTTCATTATCCTGGAG GGTACGGCCGCCGTGCTGCAGCGCCGCTCCGAGAACGAGGAGTTTGTGGAAGTGGGCCGGCTGGGGCCCTCCGACTACTTTG GTGAAATAGCCCTTCTAATGAACCGGCCTCGAGCAGCCACCGTGGTGGCCCGTGGCCCTCTGAAGTGCGTCAAGCTCGACCGTCCACGCTTTGAACGGGTCCTGGGGCCCTGCTCCGACATCCTGAAGAGAAACATCCAGCAGTATAACAGCTTCGTGTCGCTGTCCGTCTGA
- the LOC128470947 gene encoding WD repeat-containing protein on Y chromosome-like, translating into MPLPPLLQKRAHALQRQLLSASLLQELEIFLKRQGTQKAEKRRPSFTNEENILSFDQNESLHLEEKFRLDDLYALEEVFARHSVLAEEVQDAERPQKPPFAKKLKPKKTARREGNLTLREFQNVLSHLFGSEYLDENMELLFNKVDTSCDGFVDWSEFCTYMLLQYKERDYVITRKMTFLGSPVMRLCTRNKQEPTSRMLAISSPPPLWFISVSKGGVLTTWNTALNPQKSYEITFDSKETQSGKRRFKYWTTDAVYLPNVHKIAMATTCRDIHFFDVSTMNMFEEFHLFALNHVPTCFYYWYNVKAPGDRSLLLWGDDSGGVNLLWLLKPNSGVFEKPFTRQPGPHRIYMQELREHSSLLAYQAMLNIHPEAITKLMFIPEQELIVSSSGSSTTSVVIMDIHQKGKVYTWNISKGVRCFDYSKSMNLLVTGGLDHKVRLWNQYVPSRPVAVLSEHTMAVLDVVIYEPLRQIFSYSKDSVLKVWDISSHSCLQTLVLKFPCVQPGRIHEQGNFSFLLASQNPRHLLVSYSDYIGMLRLARADRGEDALVTHDAPLSGVLYNSFFHQVVTASEDSTVVVWDVETGTKSLLLNNVHGSEEITCVAFDRSQRKLITGARNGGLKIWNIQNGHNLHRLQPVDEAEVTCVLPLGDQRLLSVGWNRKIILYDTTNTENMYVTANASWKGGHQHKEDILTADFCPSLGLLVTASFDGEIIVWNTETQRVYVYLRERPRHHPPVDKVLFLQQRSSLKESAILVSSEAGVLRWWGIFTHHKEFGCFYAPGKPDESVFGLACNESSSVLVSGDTSGFIHAWDVSRYALQATDKEERPPLLFSWKAHAGAVVSMDCLLFDSKHFVTSGSSDRTARLWTMDGKCVGTFGQSKNWNLRDPATYQHGTTPDSERWNPTEMGRHGVEGMEGREGEEGMESREGEKGMESRGGEESMESRGGEEGMESRGGEEDMQSRGGEEGMESRGGEEETPAAPSGEGEGRAELGSNVTAVISQESGAGPRRPGILGRSVQEELTKISTTKKDRRRLAPDIDVNKCHRFGQLCSPFQALAMPDMEEFALPGNLPVWRRGVGSGVEGTNSETRERKPS; encoded by the exons AtgcctcttcctcctcttctccaGAAACGGGCTCACGCTCTGCAGAGGCAACTGCTGTCCGCGTCTCTTCTTCAGGAGCTGGAGATCTTCCTCAAGAGACAG GGAACCCAGAaagcagagaagagacgccccAGTTTCACCAACGAGGAGAATATTTTAAG CTTCGACCAGAATGAAAGCCTCCACCTGGAGGAGAAGTTTCGCTTGGACGACTTGTACGCCTTGGAAGAAGTTTTTGCCAGGCACAGCGTACTGGCAGAGGAGGTACAGGACGCCGAACGGCCTCAGAAACCTCCTTTTGCTAAGAAACTCAAGCCAAAGAAGACTGCGCGGCGGGAAGGGAATCTCACCCTGCGCGAGTTCCAGAATGTTCTGTCTCACCTGTTCGGGTCCGAGTACTTGGATGAAAACATGGAGCTGCTTTTCAAcaaa GTGGACACGTCGTGCGACGGCTTTGTGGACTGGAGCGAGTTCTGCACATACATGCTGCTTCAGTACAAGGAGAGAGACTACGTGATAACGCGGAAAATGACCTTCCTGGGGTCCCCTGTAATGCGTCTCTGCACCCGGAATAAG CAAGAGCCGACGAGCCGGATGCTGGCGATCTCCTCTCCTCCTCCGCTTTGGTTCATCAGCGTCAGTAAAGGAGGGGTACTGACGACCTGGAACACCGCCCTGAACCCCCAAAAGTCTTATGAG ATCACATTCGATTCCAAGGAGACACAGTCTGGGAAGAGGAGGTTTAAATATTGGACCACGGACGCCGTGTATTTGCCTAACGTCCACAAGATTGCCATGGCGACCACCTGCCGAGACATTCACTTTTTTGACGTGTCCACGATGAATATGTTTGAAGAGTTTCACCTTTTTG CTTTAAACCATGTTCCGACCTGCTTTTATTACTGGTATAATGTGAAG GCCCCGGGGGATCGGTCTCTGCTCCTCTGGGGAGATGACAGCGGTGGCGTGAACCTCCTCTGGCTCCTGAAACCCAATTCTGGGGTGTTTGAGAAACCCTTTACCCGGCAGCCAGGCCCCCATAGAATATACATGCAG GAATTAAGGGAGCACAGCAGCCTTCTGGCGTACCAAGCCATGCTCAACATCCACCCAGAAGCCATCACCAAGCTCATGTTTATCCCCGAGCAGGAGCTCATCGTCTCGTCATCGGGCAGCTCCACCACCTCGGTGGTCATCATGGATATCCATCAGAAGGGAAAGGTCTACACCTGGAACATCAGCAAG GGCGTCCGCTGCTTCGACTACTCCAAGAGCATGAACTTGCTCGTTACCGGCGGGTTGGACCACAAGGTTAGACTCTGGAACCAGTACGTCCCAAGCCGGCCAGTCGCTGTCCTATCTGAACATACCATGGCCGTCCTGGATGTGGTCATATACGAGCCTCTGAGGCAAATATTCAGTTACTCCAAAGACTCG GTCCTGAAGGTGTGGGACATCTCCTCGCACAGCTGCCTGCAGACGCTGGTGTTAAAGTTCCCGTGTGTCCAGCCCGGTCGGATTCACGAACAGGGGAACTTCTCTTTCCTGCTGGCGTCGCAGAATCCTCGCCACCTCCTCGTCTCCTATTCCGATTACATTGGGATGCTGAGGCTGGCGCGGGCCGACCGAGGCGAGGACGCCCTGGTTACTCACGACGCTCCTCTGTCTGGGGTCCTTTACAACAGCTTCTTCCATCAG GTGGTGACAGCGAGCGAGGACTCGACCGTCGTGGTTTGGGACGTGGAAACCGGCACCAAAAGCCTTCTGCTCAACAACGTCCACGGATCAGAGGAGATCACATGCGTGGCTTTCGACAGATCGCAGAGGAAGCTGATAACAGGAGCCAGGAACGGGGGTCTGAAG ATCTGGAACATACAGAACGGGCACAATCTGCACCGCCTGCAGCCCGTGGATGAAGCCGAGGTCACTTGCGTTCTGCCGCTCGGGGATCAGAGGCTACTCAGCGTGGGCTGGAACCGAAAAATTATCCTTTATGACACAACAAATACGGAA AACATGTATGTTACGGCTAACGCGTCATGGAAAGGGGGGCATCAGCATAAAGAGGACATCCTGACCGCCGACTTCTGCCCCTCGCTGGGGCTTCTGGTCACAGCCAGCTTCGATGGGGAAATAATAGTGTGGAACACGGAGACTCAGAGAGTGTACGTCTACCTGCGGGAGCGCCCCCG GCATCACCCCCCGGTGGATAAAgtcctcttcctgcagcagcGTTCGTCTCTCAAAGAGTCGGCCATACTTGTCAGCTCGGAGGCCGGAGTCCTGCGCTGGTGGGGCATATTCACTCATCACAAGGAATTTG GGTGTTTTTATGCTCCTGGGAAACCCGACGAGTCTGTTTTTGGATTAGCATGTAACGAATCCAGCAGCGTACTTGTGTCAGGAGACACGTCTGGGTTTATCCACGCGTGGGACGTTTCTCGGTACGCTTTGCAGGCCACAGACAAG GAGGAGAGACCCCCTTTGCTGTTCTCTTGGAAGGCCCACGCCGGTGCTGTTGTGAGCATGGACTGCCTCCTGTTTGACTCCAAGCATTTTGTCACCAGTGGGTCTTCTGACCGAACGGCCAGGCTCTGGACGATGGATGGGAAATGCGTTGGCACGTTCGGCCAGTCCAAGAACTGGAACCTGCGGGACCCGGCGACGTACCAGCACGGCAC GACACCAGACTCTGAGAGGTGGAATCCAACAGAGATGGGCCGACATGGAGTGGAGGGGATGGAGGGCCGCGAGGGAGAGGAGGGCATGGAGAGCCGCGAGGGAGAGAAGGGCATGGAGAGCCGCGGGGGAGAGGAGAGCATGGAGAGCCGCGGGGGAGAGGAGGGCATGGAGAGCCGCGGGGGAGAGGAGGACATGCAGAGCCGCGGGGGAGAGGAGGGCATGGAGAGCCGCGGGGGAGAGGAGG AGACGCCCGCGGCGCCGTCTGGAGAGGGCGAGGGACGGGCTGAGCTCGGCAGCAATGTGACGGCTGTTATCAGTCAGGAATCGGGCGCTGGTCCTCGCAGACCG GGCATTTTAGGGAGGAGCGTACAAGAGGAACTGACCAAGATATCAACAACTAAAAAGGATCGCAGGCGTCTGGCCCCCGACATCGACGTCAACAAATGTCACCGCTTCGGCCAGCTCTGTTCCCCGTTCCAGGCCTTGGCTATGCCG GATATGGAGGAATTTGCCCTTCCCGGGAACCTGCCGGTGTGGAGGAGAGGTGTTGGCTCTGGCGTGGAGGGCACCAACTCGGAGACGCGGGAGAGGAAACCCTCATAG
- the FAM20A gene encoding pseudokinase FAM20A, translating to MGLLRRDRLLLVCALSALLAADVYFHLWPELQLRLKRSCGCSDPTPSTDSTSPAAQLQEGTAGAAGSKLQQLLSHPLYRAKGTEAPEPLLDPQEALKSYRRKVANLNRRRRGRRVAGNQTVSLPPATFDPRAPWLRFHLGIRKDALYPRSGPALDGLLERMRDAPIIRADYSPDEKALNGECDCSQVVKPSGTHLKLVLRFQDFGKAMFKPMRQSREDETPEDFFYFVDYQRHNAEIAAFHLDRVLDFRRVPPVAGRFVNLTRDVLQVTTDDELEGVFFVSPANNVCFFAKCLYACKTEYAACGNPHLLEGSLSAFLPSLNVAPRLSVPNPWIRSYTFTGKEEWEINPSYCELVKRVPPYSNGTRLLNIVDLAIFDFLIGNMDRHHYEIFTKFGDDGFLLHIDNARGFGRHSHDELTILAPLYQCCRIKEETWLRLKLLALPEYRLSDVMRESLSRDRLLPILTEPHLLALDRRLQKVLRAVDECARIHGESAVLIKKSAPRTPATAQPETART from the exons ATGGGGCTCCTCCGCCGGGACCGGCTGCTCCTCGTCTGCGCTCTCTCTGCCCTCCTGGCCGCCGACGTTTATTTCCACCTGTGGCCAGAGCTGCAGCTGAGACTCAAAAGAAGTTGTGGATGCAGTGATCCGACTCCCAGTACAGACAGCACCTCTCCGGCCGCACAGCTCCAGGAGGGCACTGCGGGGGCCGCGGGCTCCAAACTCCAGCAGCTTCTGTCTCACCCTCTGTACCGGGCAAAGGGCACGGAAGCCCCGGAGCCGCTTCTGGACCCCCAGGAAGCCCTAAAGAGCTACAGGAGGAAGGTGGCCAACCTGAACAG GAGGCGGAGGGGACGCCGCGTTGCCGGTAATCAGACCGTCTCCCTCCCGCCGGCCACGTTTGACCCGCGCGCTCCGTGGCTGCGGTTCCATTTGGGGATCAGGAAGGACGCTCTTTACCCGCGATCCGGCCCCGCGCTGGACGGACTCCTGGAGCGCATGAGAGACGCACCCATAATCCGCGCCG ATTACTCTCCCGATGAGAAGGCTCTGAATGGAGAATGTGACTGCAGCCAAG TCGTGAAGCCGAGCGGAACTCACCTGAAGCTGGTGCTGCGGTTCCAAGACTTTGGGAAAGCCATGTTCAAGCCGATGAG gcagagccgcgAGGACGAGACCCCCGAGGACTTCTTTTACTTCGTGGATTATCAGCGGCACAACGCGGAGATCGCGGCTTTTCACCTGGACAG GGTCCTTGATTTTCGGCGCGTGCCTCCGGTGGCCGGGCGCTTCGTTAACCTGACGAGGGACGTCTTACAGGTGACCACCGACGACGAGCTGGAAGGAGTTTTCTTCGTGTCACCAG CAAACAACGTGTGTTTCTTCGCCAAGTGCCTGTACGCGTGTAAGACGGAATACGCCGCCTGCGGGAACCCGCACCTGCTGGAGGGCTCGCTCTCCGCCTTCCTGCCCTCTCTAAACGTGGCCCCCCGTCTCTCCGTCCCCAACCCCTGGATCAGGTCCTACACTTTCACCGGGAAAGAGGA ATGGGAAATTAACCCTTCGTACTGCGAGTTGGTGAAGCGAGTTCCTCCCTACAGCAACGGAACGCGGCTCCTGAACATCGTGGATCTGGCGATTTTCGACTTCCTGATCG GGAATATGGATCGGCACCATTACGAAATATTCACCAAGTTTGGAGATGACGGATTCCTCCTCCACATTGATAACGCACGAGG GTTTGGCCGCCATTCCCACGATGAACTGACCATACTTGCCCCGCTGTACCAGTGCTGCCG GATAAAAGAGGAGACCTGGTTACGGCTGAAGCTCCTCGCTTTGCCCGAGTACCGGCTCAGCGATGTCATGAGAGAGTCTCTGAGCCGCGACCGCCTGCTGCCGATCCTCACGGAACCGCACTTGCTTGCGCTGGACCGACGGCTGCAGAAAGTGCTACGGGCGGTGGATGAATGCGCGCGGATCCACGGAGAGAGCGCGGTGTTAATAAAGAAGAGCGCACCGCGGACCCCGGCCACCGCACAACCGGAAACGGCGCGGACCTAG